The genomic region AGACGATCGCGAATCCCCGTTGAGTCAAGGCTTTGGTAATCCGCCAGGTCCAGCGTTTGCCGTATTCGGACGGGTAGCGGGTGCCGACGATCGCCACGGCGGGAACGATCCCTTGATTCTCCAGGGGTTCGACCTGTCCGCGATAGTATAACACCGGGGGCGGGTTGGGAATTTCTAGCAGCAGTCGGGGATAGTCCGCATCGGCGGGCGTCCAAAAGTGAGGGTTTTTCTGCAGGTGTTCTCGATAAACTTTTTGCGGGTCGAGTTGCGATCGCGCGATCGCGACTTTCTCCACCATCTGCCGTCCGAATCCTTCCACCGCACCGAGTTCCCGAGGATCGACCCGCCACGCTGCCGCCAGAGAACCGAACTGTTGCCGAATCCGTTGCAGCAATACCGGACCGATCCCGGAAATTTGCGACCAAACTACCCAAAATTCCCGTTCTTCCATCTTAGATCGTCCCCTGGAAAAAGCGCGCGTACAGGTAGGCGATCGTCTCGGAAATCACCGATCGCACCCCCGCACTACTTTGCCACCAACGTTGCGGATCGTAGTCCATCGGCTCGACGGCGATCGCCCCAACGCTCACGTCAATCTCGGAAAGTGCTAATTGAAATAACAGCCAACTGCGCCGGGTATGCGGTCCGAGGGAGATTAAATCGATCGCCCTCACTTCCGTTCCCGTGGCGATCGACCACTCGCGCAAGGCGACTGCCGACGCATAAGTGCGATCTTTCATCACCGCCGGACCCGGAACCGCCACGAGGCGATCGCGATCGGCCCCCACGGCGGCTAAGGTGGCGGCGGCTAAGGTGGCAAAATCGCGATATTCCACCAAATACGATCCCCGTGCTAACGGCAATCCGGTGGTCACCAATTGGCGGTAATTGCCGCGATCGAATTGTGCTAATGCCGCCTCTAAGGCGTAATCGGGCAACCAGCCTTCAACCACCAAAATCTCGGCCTCCGGCAACGGTTCGATCGCCGCCAGAAAGGGATAAAGGCTGCCAAACACCATTCCTAAAATTGTCATGACAATGGCGATCGCCACTCCCCAACCCCAAGGGGTTAACGTCGATCGTTCTCGCCGCCGGATTAAGGGAGGACATTTCAACTTGAATGTCATCGATCTCTCTCCATAAAGCAGGCATCTCACCTGCTTTACCATAGCACGGGCAAGATGCCCGCGATCGACACGAGATCTCCCCCGCTTTTGGTCACGACGAACCGACCGATCGGCGATCGATCGCCTCGGCAATTCGAGTAAATTCGCCCGGTCTCGATCGTGTCATGTCGATCGGCTGAAGTATAACTTTGTCCTCCAGCCGTTCTCGGTCGGTCGGTCCTCCCCACTCGGTTCCGGACTTCCCCACTACTTCTTCACCCGATAGTCGGAAGATTTGAGATGGGGAAATAAAAAAGCGATTGCGATCGCGCCTAAAAGGATCGACAAACTCACCGAAAGAATGACGAAAACCAGCTCAACCATGAACCTAACTGCAAAACTGTCCACACCATAAATGGCCAGCCAGCAAAGCGTCAACTGAAGACCCTGCTGGCTGGCTCAAATTTATCGATTGATTTGA from Oxynema aestuarii AP17 harbors:
- a CDS encoding YdcF family protein, translating into MTFKLKCPPLIRRRERSTLTPWGWGVAIAIVMTILGMVFGSLYPFLAAIEPLPEAEILVVEGWLPDYALEAALAQFDRGNYRQLVTTGLPLARGSYLVEYRDFATLAAATLAAVGADRDRLVAVPGPAVMKDRTYASAVALREWSIATGTEVRAIDLISLGPHTRRSWLLFQLALSEIDVSVGAIAVEPMDYDPQRWWQSSAGVRSVISETIAYLYARFFQGTI